The following are encoded in a window of Fibrobacter sp. UWB13 genomic DNA:
- a CDS encoding fibrobacter succinogenes major paralogous domain-containing protein has translation MKKFVLCASLWIGLFLAACGDDSSVTSPSGKESLPTLTDSRDGQTYKTVVIGKQTWMAQNLNIETEKSFCFNDDSSNCTKYGRLYTWAAAMDSAGEWSSNGKGCGYKSECSAMSPVRGVCPNGWHLPTKAEFETLFSAVGGDSVAGKMLKSTSGWNFAKASGNGSDDYAFSALPVGYRDGGGDYTYVGNEATFWISTEKSDEYAYAMRLIYRNDNADVDYRPKFMAFSVRCVKD, from the coding sequence ATGAAAAAATTTGTTCTTTGTGCTTCTCTTTGGATTGGACTTTTCCTTGCCGCCTGCGGCGATGATAGTTCTGTAACTAGCCCTTCGGGGAAGGAGTCTTTACCGACTTTGACGGACTCCCGCGACGGTCAAACCTATAAGACTGTCGTTATCGGAAAACAGACGTGGATGGCTCAGAACTTGAACATTGAAACGGAAAAATCATTCTGTTTCAATGACGATTCCTCCAACTGCACCAAGTACGGTCGCCTGTACACATGGGCTGCGGCGATGGACAGCGCTGGCGAGTGGAGTTCGAACGGCAAGGGGTGCGGCTATAAATCGGAATGTTCGGCGATGTCCCCGGTGCGTGGTGTTTGTCCGAATGGCTGGCACTTGCCGACAAAAGCGGAGTTTGAAACATTGTTCTCTGCTGTTGGCGGCGACTCTGTTGCGGGCAAGATGCTTAAATCAACAAGTGGCTGGAACTTTGCCAAAGCTAGCGGCAACGGCTCGGATGATTACGCGTTCTCGGCTTTGCCTGTCGGCTACAGGGATGGTGGGGGTGATTATACCTATGTGGGCAACGAAGCAACTTTTTGGATCTCTACAGAGAAGAGTGACGAGTATGCGTATGCCATGCGCTTGATCTATAGGAATGACAATGCGGATGTGGACTATCGTCCCAAGTTCATGGCTTTTTCAGTTCGTTGCGTCAAAGACTAG